One genomic segment of Chitinophaga sancti includes these proteins:
- a CDS encoding YihY/virulence factor BrkB family protein, whose amino-acid sequence MSRDFFSTFRTAFRTLQSNDPLRLAGATAFFASFALPPILLILLQVMGLLFDRKHLGKQLFQRLGELVGTDSAEQVIVTLRGFRNLGKTWPVATLLFIFLLFVATTLLKVIRSSLNQLWQIRLPEREGFVMSLMGRLRSLIVIGAAGILLLASVLTESAHAFVGSYIHDLFPNADLIFNEVFGQLVSLCIVTTWFAVLFRYLPDARPDWKVAFSGAFLTGILFGIGKFVLRRLLYGGNIGILYGASASAVLLMLFIFYSSIIFYYGAAFTKAWSEFKQRPIQPLRNATFYELADVEG is encoded by the coding sequence ATGTCAAGAGACTTTTTTAGCACATTCCGGACTGCGTTCCGGACTTTACAAAGTAACGACCCACTGAGACTGGCAGGCGCGACCGCGTTTTTTGCCAGTTTTGCGCTACCTCCCATTTTATTGATTCTCCTGCAGGTGATGGGTCTGTTATTCGATCGGAAACATTTGGGCAAGCAGTTATTTCAGCGGCTGGGCGAGCTGGTGGGTACGGATAGTGCGGAACAGGTGATCGTAACACTAAGGGGGTTCCGCAACCTGGGTAAGACCTGGCCGGTGGCGACATTGCTGTTTATATTCCTGTTGTTTGTGGCTACTACCTTATTGAAAGTGATTCGGAGTTCCCTCAACCAGTTGTGGCAGATCCGCCTGCCTGAGCGGGAGGGATTTGTAATGTCATTGATGGGGAGGTTACGTTCCCTGATTGTGATTGGAGCAGCGGGTATTCTGCTCCTTGCCAGTGTACTGACAGAGAGTGCGCATGCCTTTGTGGGCAGTTATATCCATGACCTTTTTCCCAATGCAGACCTGATCTTCAACGAAGTATTCGGACAGCTGGTATCGCTCTGTATTGTTACTACCTGGTTTGCGGTTTTGTTCCGTTACCTGCCTGATGCGCGGCCTGACTGGAAAGTAGCTTTTTCCGGAGCGTTCCTTACGGGGATACTGTTCGGAATTGGCAAATTTGTATTGAGAAGGTTGCTGTACGGAGGAAATATAGGAATATTATACGGCGCCTCAGCTTCAGCTGTATTATTGATGCTGTTCATCTTTTACAGTTCTATAATCTTCTACTATGGGGCAGCATTTACAAAAGCGTGGAGTGAGTTTAAACAACGACCCATTCAGCCTTTGCGTAATGCTACGTTTTACGAACTTGCGGATGTAGAAGGGTGA